The Agromyces mangrovi genome contains a region encoding:
- a CDS encoding tRNA (adenine-N1)-methyltransferase encodes MTAASAPQPSGPFTVGDRVQLTGPKGRLHTITLEPGKVFHSHKGGIAHDDLIGLPDGSVVVNQAGIEYLALRPLLADFVMSMPRGAAIVYPKDAAQILAQADIFPGATVVEAGVGSGALSLWLLRAIGSDGRLMSFERREEFADVARGNVQTYFGHVPENWSVTAGDLAHTLPEVAGEASVDRVVLDMLAPWETLDAVSTALKPGGVLLCYVATATQLSRVAEAIRATGGYTNPASSETMVRGWHVEGLAVRPDHRMVAHTGFLITARRLAPGVVLPDLKRRASKSDFSDEDVEAWTPGALGERVVSDKALRKRVREAGTAAELAQRRGSDDG; translated from the coding sequence ATGACCGCGGCATCCGCCCCGCAGCCCAGCGGGCCGTTCACCGTCGGCGACCGGGTGCAGCTGACCGGCCCCAAGGGGCGCCTGCACACCATCACGCTCGAGCCCGGCAAGGTGTTCCACTCGCACAAGGGCGGCATCGCGCACGACGACCTCATCGGGCTGCCCGACGGCTCGGTCGTCGTGAACCAGGCCGGCATCGAGTACCTCGCGCTGCGCCCGCTGCTGGCCGACTTCGTGATGTCGATGCCGCGCGGGGCGGCGATCGTCTACCCGAAGGACGCCGCGCAGATCCTCGCCCAGGCCGACATCTTCCCCGGGGCGACCGTGGTCGAGGCCGGCGTCGGGTCGGGCGCGCTCTCACTCTGGCTGCTCCGCGCGATCGGCAGCGACGGGCGGCTCATGTCGTTCGAGCGCCGGGAGGAGTTCGCCGACGTGGCCCGCGGCAACGTGCAGACCTACTTCGGGCACGTGCCCGAGAACTGGAGCGTCACGGCCGGCGACCTCGCGCACACCCTGCCGGAGGTCGCTGGCGAGGCATCCGTCGACCGTGTCGTGCTCGACATGCTCGCGCCGTGGGAGACCCTGGATGCCGTGTCCACCGCGCTGAAGCCCGGCGGCGTGCTGCTCTGCTACGTGGCCACCGCGACGCAGCTGTCGCGCGTCGCCGAGGCGATCCGAGCGACCGGCGGTTACACCAACCCCGCGTCGAGCGAGACCATGGTGCGCGGCTGGCACGTCGAGGGCCTCGCGGTGCGCCCCGACCACCGCATGGTCGCGCACACCGGGTTCCTCATCACCGCACGGCGGCTCGCGCCCGGCGTGGTGCTGCCCGACCTCAAGCGCCGCGCATCGAAGTCCGACTTCAGCGACGAGGACGTCGAGGCCTGGACGCCCGGTGCGCTGGGCGAGCGGGTCGTCAGCGACAAGGCGCTCCGCAAGCGCGTGCGCGAGGCGGGCACGGCTGCGGAACTGGCGCAGAGGCGCGGTTCCGACGACGGGTAG
- a CDS encoding PAC2 family protein: protein MADEHGINGGRILVVAFEGWNDAGEAASGAAQALIDHLDLVEIGAVDPELYYDYQFTRPTVAMGDDGVRRLTWPGARLLGPSGLGPSGLGTGDDGVTGPGADQVHVLIGAEPARTWKGFASEIIDGALAAGVEVVIFLGAMLADAPHTRPLSVFVSSDNGEVRDELGIDRPSYEGPVGILSVLSDAAERAGIPTLSLWASVPHYVHNSPSPKAVLALLSKLEDITGLSVPRGSLESDAAAWEAGVDALAADDEDMAAYIDQLEQARDTVDSPEASGEAIAQEFEKYLRRRGDGRSDTRGEEPWRPRD from the coding sequence GTGGCGGACGAACACGGCATCAACGGCGGCAGGATCCTCGTCGTGGCATTCGAGGGCTGGAACGACGCCGGCGAGGCTGCGTCGGGAGCGGCGCAGGCCCTGATCGACCACCTCGACCTGGTGGAGATCGGCGCAGTGGACCCCGAGCTCTACTACGACTACCAGTTCACCCGGCCGACCGTGGCGATGGGCGACGACGGCGTGCGCCGGCTCACCTGGCCGGGTGCCCGGCTGCTCGGCCCGTCGGGCCTCGGCCCGTCGGGCCTCGGCACGGGCGACGACGGCGTCACCGGACCGGGCGCCGACCAGGTGCACGTGCTCATCGGCGCCGAGCCGGCCCGCACCTGGAAGGGGTTCGCCTCGGAGATCATCGACGGGGCCCTCGCTGCGGGCGTCGAGGTCGTGATCTTCCTGGGCGCGATGCTGGCGGATGCCCCGCACACGCGTCCGCTCTCGGTGTTCGTGTCGAGCGACAACGGCGAGGTGCGCGACGAGCTGGGCATCGACCGTCCGAGCTACGAGGGGCCGGTCGGCATCCTGAGCGTGCTGTCGGATGCGGCGGAGCGCGCCGGCATCCCGACCCTGTCGCTCTGGGCGTCGGTGCCGCACTACGTGCACAACTCCCCCTCGCCGAAGGCGGTGCTCGCGCTGCTGTCGAAGCTCGAGGACATCACGGGCCTCAGCGTGCCGCGCGGCTCGCTCGAGTCGGACGCCGCCGCGTGGGAGGCGGGCGTCGACGCGCTCGCCGCCGACGACGAGGACATGGCCGCCTACATCGACCAGCTCGAGCAGGCCCGCGACACCGTCGACTCCCCCGAGGCGAGCGGCGAGGCGATCGCGCAGGAGTTCGAGAAGTACCTCAGGCGTCGCGGCGACGGGCGCAGCGACACCCGCGGCGAGGAGCCCTGGCGGCCGCGCGACTGA
- a CDS encoding undecaprenyl-diphosphate phosphatase — protein MIEALILGLVQGLTEFLPISSSAHLRILGEFLPNAADPGAAFTAIVQIGTEAAVVVFFWRDIVRIVSRWWLALWGRVPRNDPDARMGWLIILGSIPIVVLGLIFQEQIETTLRSLWIVATTLIVFGILLGMADWIGAKRRKLDDLTYPHGVIYGFAQALALIPGVSRSGGTITAGLLMGYERAAAARYAFLLAIPAVFGSGFYQLFKSWGEPGVYGPVETAAATLVAFVVALLVIAFFMSYISKRSFLPFVIYRVLLGGTIMVLLATGTIDA, from the coding sequence ATGATCGAAGCGCTGATCCTCGGACTCGTGCAGGGACTCACCGAGTTCCTGCCGATCTCCTCCAGCGCGCACCTGCGCATCCTCGGCGAGTTCCTCCCGAACGCCGCCGACCCGGGCGCGGCGTTCACCGCGATCGTGCAGATCGGCACCGAGGCGGCGGTGGTCGTCTTCTTCTGGCGCGACATCGTGCGCATCGTCTCGCGCTGGTGGCTCGCGCTCTGGGGCCGCGTGCCCCGCAACGACCCCGACGCGCGCATGGGCTGGCTGATCATCCTCGGCTCGATCCCGATCGTGGTGCTCGGCCTCATCTTCCAGGAGCAGATCGAGACCACGCTGCGTTCGCTCTGGATCGTCGCGACGACCCTCATCGTCTTCGGCATCCTGCTCGGCATGGCCGACTGGATCGGCGCCAAGCGCCGCAAGCTCGACGACCTCACCTACCCCCACGGCGTCATCTACGGGTTCGCGCAGGCGCTCGCGCTCATCCCGGGCGTGTCGCGCTCGGGCGGCACGATCACCGCAGGCCTCCTGATGGGCTACGAGCGCGCCGCCGCCGCCCGCTACGCGTTCCTGCTGGCGATCCCCGCGGTGTTCGGCTCGGGCTTCTACCAGTTGTTCAAGAGCTGGGGCGAGCCCGGCGTCTACGGCCCGGTCGAGACGGCCGCAGCGACGCTGGTCGCGTTCGTGGTCGCGCTGCTCGTGATCGCGTTCTTCATGAGCTACATCTCGAAGCGCAGCTTCCTGCCGTTCGTGATCTACCGCGTGCTGCTCGGCGGCACGATCATGGTGCTGCTCGCGACGGGCACGATCGACGCCTGA